One region of Eleutherodactylus coqui strain aEleCoq1 chromosome 5, aEleCoq1.hap1, whole genome shotgun sequence genomic DNA includes:
- the GTPBP3 gene encoding tRNA modification GTPase GTPBP3, mitochondrial isoform X1, with product MWSLRRCLNTFAQDSLRKWIHHHVRDTIFALSSGHGKCGVAVIRTSGPSSQEALHLLTKWQALPPPRQVKLASILCPKSGELLDRGLVIWFSGPHSFTGEDCCEYHVHGGPAVVSGVLQALGSLEMLRPAEPGEFTKRAFQNGKLDLTEVEGLGDLIHAETEAQRRQALRQMSGELGQVYQRWSRQLMRALAHIEAFIDFSEDDNVEEGVLLAVDEVVEKLQKELEEHLGDNRRGERLRDGVQVVLTGATNAGKSSLLNVISQKPTAIVSAIPGTTRDVVEAALNIGGYPVILSDTAGLRDSEDPIEKEGVRRAKARVGEADVIVAVIDVSDGLLSREAPLAHLQNLFSSLQGDGHRSVVVALNKVDLLSQESIVGIKQLYQESGLPPVCLLSCHTGEGIGNFLRVLRDRLKAICGDPLQGAPTITQTRHRHHLTACHNALGRYSGHRQLDLVLSAEELRIAHRQLGAITGRVSTEEILDIIFSDFCIGK from the exons TTCATTAAGAAAGTGGATACATCATCATGTAAGAGATACCATTTTTGCCCTCTCGTCTGGTCATGGTAAATGTGGCGTGGCAGTGATCAGGACCAGTGGCCCTTCCAGCCAAGAAGCTCTACACCTCCTAACCAAGTGGCAGGCATTGCCTCCTCCACGACAAGTTAAACTTGCATCAATTTTGTGTCCAAAATCTGGAGAGCTGTTGGACAGAGGACTGGTGATATGGTTTTCAG GTCCAcatagcttcacaggagaagactgTTGTGAATACCATGTACATGGCGGGCCAGCTGTGGTCAGTGGTGTCCTTCAGGCTTTGG gaTCTCTAGAAATGCTACGTCCAGCAGAACCAGGTGAATTCACTAAAAGAGCTTTTCAAAATGGAAAATTGGATCTGACTGAGGTTGAGGGTCTTGGGGATCTTATTCATGCAGAGACTGAGGCTCAGAGAAGACAAGCCTTGCGTCAGATGTCTGGTGAGCTTGGACAAGTCTACCAGAGATGGAGCCGACAACTAATGAGG GCTCTTGCTCACATTGAGGCCTTCATAGATTTTAGTGAAGATGATAATGTAGAGGAAGGTGTTCTACTAGCGG TTGATGAAGTGGTTGAAAAGCTCCAGAAAGAACTGGAGGAGCATCTTGGGGACAACCGGCGAGGAGAGAGGCTGAGAGATGGGGTACAAGTTGTCCTGACAGGAGCCACCAATGCAGGAAAGAGCAGTCTGCTCAATGTAATAA GCCAGAAACCAACTGCCATAGTTTCTGCCATCCCTGGCACCACTCGAGACGTGGTTGAGGCAGCCCTGAATATTGGAGGGTACCCGGTTATACTAAGTGATACTGCAGGCCTGCGGGACTCTGAGGATCCTATAGAGAAGGAAGGTGTAAGACGAGCCAAGGCAAG GGTTGGGGAAGCGGATGTTATTGTAGCAGTAATAGATGTCAGCGATGGTTTACTGTCTCGGGAAGCACCTCTTGCCCACCTGCAGAACCTCTTCTCCAGCTTGCAGGGAGATGGGCACCGGAGTGTCGTTGTGGCACTGAACAAAGTAGACCTGTTGAGCCAGGAGAGTATTGTTGGCATAAAGCAGCTATACCAAGAATCCGGACTGCCGCCAGTATGCCTTCTATCTTGCCACACAGGAGAAGGAATCGGCAACTTCTTGAGAGTCCTCCGAGACCGCCTGAAAGCAAT TTGTGGCGATCCTCTTCAGGGGGCCCCTACAATTACTCAGACTCGCCACAGACATCATCTTACAGCATGCCACAATGCCCTAGGGCGGTACAGTGGGCACAGACAGCTGGACTTGGTTCTTTCTGCCGAAGAGCTGCGTATTGCCCACAGACAGCTTGGAGCGATCACTGGAAGGGTGAGCACCGAGGAGATTCTGGATATTATATTTAGTGATTTCTGCATCGGAAAGTGA
- the GTPBP3 gene encoding tRNA modification GTPase GTPBP3, mitochondrial isoform X3 produces MWSLRRCLNTFAQDSLRKWIHHHVRDTIFALSSGHGKCGVAVIRTSGPSSQEALHLLTKWQALPPPRQVKLASILCPKSGELLDRGLVIWFSGPHSFTGEDCCEYHVHGGPAVVSGVLQALGSLEMLRPAEPGEFTKRAFQNGKLDLTEVEGLGDLIHAETEAQRRQALRQMSGELGQVYQRWSRQLMRALAHIEAFIDFSEDDNVEEGVLLAVDEVVEKLQKELEEHLGDNRRGERLRDGVQVVLTGATNAGKSSLLNVISQKPTAIVSAIPGTTRDVVEAALNIGGYPVILSDTAGLRDSEDPIEKEGVRRAKGWGSGCYCSSNRCQRWFTVSGSTSCPPAEPLLQLAGRWAPECRCGTEQSRPVEPGEYCWHKAAIPRIRTAASMPSILPHRRRNRQLLESPPRPPESNLWRSSSGGPYNYSDSPQTSSYSMPQCPRAVQWAQTAGLGSFCRRAAYCPQTAWSDHWKGEHRGDSGYYI; encoded by the exons TTCATTAAGAAAGTGGATACATCATCATGTAAGAGATACCATTTTTGCCCTCTCGTCTGGTCATGGTAAATGTGGCGTGGCAGTGATCAGGACCAGTGGCCCTTCCAGCCAAGAAGCTCTACACCTCCTAACCAAGTGGCAGGCATTGCCTCCTCCACGACAAGTTAAACTTGCATCAATTTTGTGTCCAAAATCTGGAGAGCTGTTGGACAGAGGACTGGTGATATGGTTTTCAG GTCCAcatagcttcacaggagaagactgTTGTGAATACCATGTACATGGCGGGCCAGCTGTGGTCAGTGGTGTCCTTCAGGCTTTGG gaTCTCTAGAAATGCTACGTCCAGCAGAACCAGGTGAATTCACTAAAAGAGCTTTTCAAAATGGAAAATTGGATCTGACTGAGGTTGAGGGTCTTGGGGATCTTATTCATGCAGAGACTGAGGCTCAGAGAAGACAAGCCTTGCGTCAGATGTCTGGTGAGCTTGGACAAGTCTACCAGAGATGGAGCCGACAACTAATGAGG GCTCTTGCTCACATTGAGGCCTTCATAGATTTTAGTGAAGATGATAATGTAGAGGAAGGTGTTCTACTAGCGG TTGATGAAGTGGTTGAAAAGCTCCAGAAAGAACTGGAGGAGCATCTTGGGGACAACCGGCGAGGAGAGAGGCTGAGAGATGGGGTACAAGTTGTCCTGACAGGAGCCACCAATGCAGGAAAGAGCAGTCTGCTCAATGTAATAA GCCAGAAACCAACTGCCATAGTTTCTGCCATCCCTGGCACCACTCGAGACGTGGTTGAGGCAGCCCTGAATATTGGAGGGTACCCGGTTATACTAAGTGATACTGCAGGCCTGCGGGACTCTGAGGATCCTATAGAGAAGGAAGGTGTAAGACGAGCCAAG GGTTGGGGAAGCGGATGTTATTGTAGCAGTAATAGATGTCAGCGATGGTTTACTGTCTCGGGAAGCACCTCTTGCCCACCTGCAGAACCTCTTCTCCAGCTTGCAGGGAGATGGGCACCGGAGTGTCGTTGTGGCACTGAACAAAGTAGACCTGTTGAGCCAGGAGAGTATTGTTGGCATAAAGCAGCTATACCAAGAATCCGGACTGCCGCCAGTATGCCTTCTATCTTGCCACACAGGAGAAGGAATCGGCAACTTCTTGAGAGTCCTCCGAGACCGCCTGAAAGCAAT TTGTGGCGATCCTCTTCAGGGGGCCCCTACAATTACTCAGACTCGCCACAGACATCATCTTACAGCATGCCACAATGCCCTAGGGCGGTACAGTGGGCACAGACAGCTGGACTTGGTTCTTTCTGCCGAAGAGCTGCGTATTGCCCACAGACAGCTTGGAGCGATCACTGGAAGGGTGAGCACCGAGGAGATTCTGGATATTATATTTAG
- the GTPBP3 gene encoding tRNA modification GTPase GTPBP3, mitochondrial isoform X2: protein MGHKNTKSSLRKWIHHHVRDTIFALSSGHGKCGVAVIRTSGPSSQEALHLLTKWQALPPPRQVKLASILCPKSGELLDRGLVIWFSGPHSFTGEDCCEYHVHGGPAVVSGVLQALGSLEMLRPAEPGEFTKRAFQNGKLDLTEVEGLGDLIHAETEAQRRQALRQMSGELGQVYQRWSRQLMRALAHIEAFIDFSEDDNVEEGVLLAVDEVVEKLQKELEEHLGDNRRGERLRDGVQVVLTGATNAGKSSLLNVISQKPTAIVSAIPGTTRDVVEAALNIGGYPVILSDTAGLRDSEDPIEKEGVRRAKARVGEADVIVAVIDVSDGLLSREAPLAHLQNLFSSLQGDGHRSVVVALNKVDLLSQESIVGIKQLYQESGLPPVCLLSCHTGEGIGNFLRVLRDRLKAICGDPLQGAPTITQTRHRHHLTACHNALGRYSGHRQLDLVLSAEELRIAHRQLGAITGRVSTEEILDIIFSDFCIGK from the exons TTCATTAAGAAAGTGGATACATCATCATGTAAGAGATACCATTTTTGCCCTCTCGTCTGGTCATGGTAAATGTGGCGTGGCAGTGATCAGGACCAGTGGCCCTTCCAGCCAAGAAGCTCTACACCTCCTAACCAAGTGGCAGGCATTGCCTCCTCCACGACAAGTTAAACTTGCATCAATTTTGTGTCCAAAATCTGGAGAGCTGTTGGACAGAGGACTGGTGATATGGTTTTCAG GTCCAcatagcttcacaggagaagactgTTGTGAATACCATGTACATGGCGGGCCAGCTGTGGTCAGTGGTGTCCTTCAGGCTTTGG gaTCTCTAGAAATGCTACGTCCAGCAGAACCAGGTGAATTCACTAAAAGAGCTTTTCAAAATGGAAAATTGGATCTGACTGAGGTTGAGGGTCTTGGGGATCTTATTCATGCAGAGACTGAGGCTCAGAGAAGACAAGCCTTGCGTCAGATGTCTGGTGAGCTTGGACAAGTCTACCAGAGATGGAGCCGACAACTAATGAGG GCTCTTGCTCACATTGAGGCCTTCATAGATTTTAGTGAAGATGATAATGTAGAGGAAGGTGTTCTACTAGCGG TTGATGAAGTGGTTGAAAAGCTCCAGAAAGAACTGGAGGAGCATCTTGGGGACAACCGGCGAGGAGAGAGGCTGAGAGATGGGGTACAAGTTGTCCTGACAGGAGCCACCAATGCAGGAAAGAGCAGTCTGCTCAATGTAATAA GCCAGAAACCAACTGCCATAGTTTCTGCCATCCCTGGCACCACTCGAGACGTGGTTGAGGCAGCCCTGAATATTGGAGGGTACCCGGTTATACTAAGTGATACTGCAGGCCTGCGGGACTCTGAGGATCCTATAGAGAAGGAAGGTGTAAGACGAGCCAAGGCAAG GGTTGGGGAAGCGGATGTTATTGTAGCAGTAATAGATGTCAGCGATGGTTTACTGTCTCGGGAAGCACCTCTTGCCCACCTGCAGAACCTCTTCTCCAGCTTGCAGGGAGATGGGCACCGGAGTGTCGTTGTGGCACTGAACAAAGTAGACCTGTTGAGCCAGGAGAGTATTGTTGGCATAAAGCAGCTATACCAAGAATCCGGACTGCCGCCAGTATGCCTTCTATCTTGCCACACAGGAGAAGGAATCGGCAACTTCTTGAGAGTCCTCCGAGACCGCCTGAAAGCAAT TTGTGGCGATCCTCTTCAGGGGGCCCCTACAATTACTCAGACTCGCCACAGACATCATCTTACAGCATGCCACAATGCCCTAGGGCGGTACAGTGGGCACAGACAGCTGGACTTGGTTCTTTCTGCCGAAGAGCTGCGTATTGCCCACAGACAGCTTGGAGCGATCACTGGAAGGGTGAGCACCGAGGAGATTCTGGATATTATATTTAGTGATTTCTGCATCGGAAAGTGA